The DNA sequence ACAAAATAACATTACTCCGGATAGAGGCGAAGTTTTAGTAACTGGTGCTACTGGTGGAGTTGGCAGTATTGCTATTTCTATTTTAGCAAAATTAGGTTACGCTGTTGTAGCGGTTACAGGCAAAGAATCGCAATATGACTACCTCAAGTTCCTGGGTGCATCATCAATAATCTCAAGAGAGGAAGTCAACGATAATAGCGGTAAGCCCCTGTTGAAAGAACGTTGGGCAGGAGTGGTAGATACGGTGGGAGGAAATACTTTAGCAACGCTGATCGAAACTACCAAGCATAGCGGCTGTGTTACCGCTTGTGGTTTGGTAGGTGGTGCGGAGTTAATAACGACTGTTTACCCTTTCATTTTGCGGGGAGTGCGGCTGATTGGAATTGATTCGGTTCAATGTCCGATCGCAACCAGATCGACGCTTTGGAAAAAGTTAGCGTCTGATTGGAAACCCTCGCATTTAGAGCGCGTGGTAACAACTGTAAATTTAGAAGAATTGAGAGAGAAAGTTAATGCAATTCTCCAAGGAAAAATTGTAGGGCGTGTGCTAGTTGACCTATCAAGGAAAGATCGGCTAGCCAAATTATAGTTAAATTATAGTAATGGCCAACGGCCATGCAGTCACAAACCAAACTACCAGCAAAATTAAGGAAGAGGTAAATAGTAATTTATTTTAGTCTTATGTCAAATAACCCGAAGATAAAAATTTTGGTAATTGAAGACGAAGAAATCGTCCGTATAACCATTTTAGAAATTCTAGCCAGACAAAATTTTGAGACATTTGAGGCCGAAAATGGCATCAAAGGCATCGAAATTGCTAGAGAAAAAAAGCCCGATCTAATTATTTGCGACGTGCGGATGCGCGAACTAGATGGCTACGGTGTCCTGAAAGCGCTCAGAAGCGAACCTGCGACGGCAGCTATCCCCTTCATTTTTATCACTGGCTTATCTAATAAAGCGGATACCAGGAAAGGTATGGAAGAGGGAGCAGACGATTATATAATCAAACCGTTTACACCTGCCCAATTGCTGAAAGCGATCGCAGCTAGACTCGAAAAACAAGCCGCTATTAAGCAGCAAGAAGCACAAAAACTAGATGAATTGCGTAGGAATATTACTTTATCCCTTCCCCATGAATTGCGAACTCCTTTAAATGGCATTATGGGGTTTTCACAACTGCTACTTACCGAGTTAGATTCGCTAGATAAATCTGAGATTCGGGAAATGGTCGAGCAGATCCAAGCTGCTAGCAAACGTTTGTATCGCCTGATTCAGAACTTTTTGTTGTACGCAGATCTAGAAGTTATTGCTTCCCATCCAGAGCGAATCAAAGCGCTACGGAGTCATCGGATAGAGTATGCCAAAACAATGATTGCCGATATAGCCATTCACCAAGCAAAAAAAGCGCAACGAGAAAACGATCTGCATTTGCATTTAGCAGATGGAGAAATTCAAATTTCCGCACAGCATCTGAATAAGCTGGTAGAAGAACTGATAGATAACGCTTTTAAATTTTCTGAAACGGGAACGCCAATTTATATCATCAGCATGGTAAAAAATAATTTTTTTATTCTATCCGTGAGCGATAAAGGACGGGGTATGAACGCCGAACAAATTGCTAATTTAGGAGCTTATATGCAGTTCGATCGCAAACTCTACGAACAGCAAGGCTCTGGTTTGGGATTGGCGATCGCTAAACGTCTAGCAGAATTGTACGGTGGAGAATTGTTTGTAGAAAGCATCCCCGGACAGCAAACAACCGTGCGGGTTGTTATTCCTACTCCAAGCCAATTTTAGATTTTAGATTTTGGATTTTGGCTAGGGAAGAGGGAAGAGGGAGAGGGAAAAGGGAAGAGGAAGAGGGAGAAGGGAAAAGCGAAAATATTAATTCTTCTACTCCCCCACTCCCCCACTCCCCCACTCTCCCTGACGCCCTAGTGCCTAACCCCTAACATTTAGCTACAAATAGGAATCTCAATTACGAACTCTGCGCCTTTTCCTGGCTCTGATATACAGTGCAATTTTCCACCATGTTTTCTGACCACAATTTGGTAGCTAATTGCCAATCCCATTCCAGTTCCTTGACCGATAGGTTTGGTTGTAAAAAACGGGTCAAATAGCTTTCTTTGGACATCATCAGCAATTCCCAAACCATTATCTGCGATGCGGATAAATAAACGGTTGTTTTCTTTTAAAAATGTGCGAATTGCGATCCTACCCTGGCAAGCCTTAATTTCTGCCAGCGATCGCTGTTTGTTGTATTCGTTTATGGAATCAATAGCATTACACAGCAGATTCATAAATACTTGGTTTAGCTGTCCGGCGTAGCACTCGATTTTGGGTAAATCACCGTACTCTTTAATCACCTGAATACCCGGATAATCCCCTTTAGCTTTCAGACGATTATGCAAAAACATCAACGCTGACTCAATCCCCTCGTGAATATCTACCCTCTTCTTTTCTGCTTCATCCAAACGGGAGAAATTTCGCAAAGACAGAACTATATCCCGAATGCGATCGGCCCCTACTTTCATCGAATCCAACAGTTTGGGAAAATCTTCTACTAAAAAATCGACTTCCTTGTCTTCAATTTCTACTTGCAGTTCCGGAACTGGATTGGGATAATAATATTTGTAGAGATTAAGCAAATACAGCAAATCTTGAGCGTACTGTTTCGCGTATTGAATGTTGCCGTAGATAAAATTGATGGGGTTGTTAATCTCATGTGCAATCCCACCAACCAATTGACTGAGGCTAGACATTTTTTCGGCTTGAATTAGTTGCGCTTGAGTTTGCTGCAATTGGCGCAAAGTTCTTTCTAATTGTTGAGCTTGTGCCGTAGCAGTAGCTGCCAATTCTTCCTTAATTTGTAATGCTTGCCGCAGTTCTACTTCAGTCTGTTTGCGCTTTGTAATATCGCGTAGCAGCACAACATATTCTTGTCGTTCTTGATTATTTCTGCCTGAAATTGCCACTTCCAGAAATCGCGAGTTTCCATCTCCACGAGTTACGATCTGTTCGCTACGGGATGGCCAACGCTCCGGCACATCCGGTAAATCCAAAAGTATTTGGTTTAAACGATTTCCGAGTAAATTTTCATTTTTTACTCCAAACAACAGTTCGGTTGCGGGATTTGCTTGCAAAATTACACAATTTTCATCTAACACTATAATTGCATCCAGAGCAATTTTGAAAAGGTGTTCTGCCTTTTCTCCGGCTTCGATAATACTCGTCACTTGCGGTAAGCTAGTCCAGCAAGCGATCGCTACTCCTACAAATGCACTTGTCAGCAGCAAAAGTACAAAAACATTCGTATAGTTTTCGACAGATGCGCTATCTAATTTAGCTCTAGCCGCCCATCCTATTGTTGTGGCGCTGCAAATTAAGAAAATTAAAACTCCCACCTGCACCAGCACAAAATCTGGCATCCTTTCCTGAGAAAGAGGACGATGGCGTTCTTTCCACCAAGATGGATGGAAAGGTGGAAATTTGAGGCTACGTACAGCTGCATCTGCTGCCAAAATTGCGATCGGCAACAGCAATCCGATCGCCAAATATTTCCAGTCCCAAGCTAAACCTCCCACTACCAGGACGATCGCTTCAACTACAAAAAAGCCTCCCGACCACAACGGCCATAATACAGCCGATTTACCTCGACGCAGCCACAATCCTAGATGGATCGCCAACATCGAAAAAAGATATCCCGTTCCAGCTATCATCACCACGAGATCCACATCTCCCCACATCAGACAAACCAGATTCAGTACAAGGGTAAATGTCAGACCCGGGCCGAAAACACCCCGCCGAGAAACGACTCCAAATACAGGTGAAAGATATCCGTCTATTGCCAGTTGATATAAAATTCGGGGCGAGTTGGAAACTGCCGTAGCCGAACTCAAAAGACAGCCGCAAGCAATCAGAAATGTCACCAAAAATGAAGCTGATTCACCCCAAAATGGTTTGGCTGCCCCCACCATATTTAAAAAAGCATTGTTGCCAATTTCGGAAGCATTTGCCAACTGCATCAGTACCCAAGAACCACCCAGATACACTGGCACAATTAACCAGGCAGCAAAATCTAAACAACGCAAGGTGACTCTGGGGTTTTTGCTATCTGCCACAAACGAAGAAGCAGTTTCGCAACCGTAAACGGCATATACGGCAATAAAAAACCACTTCGCCCATTCCACAAAATTGAGCGGCGGCAGATTTTGTATTTCTAACCCACTGCTGGGAAAAAAACCGGGACTGTCGCTTGCTAAACTTAACCATCCAATTCCTTGAATGCCAAAAGCGAGTAGCAATCCTATTGCTGGAAAGACAAAGCATGAATGCAAAATTCCCAAAGCTCTCGTGCCGCTAAAAGCTACTAGAAAAGGAAGTAAAGTAAATCCAATTCTCAACAACGTTACCGGACACGAAATGCCAAGCGGAGAAAGAGTCGCCTCGATTAAATCGGTGAGTATAATGGCATTCATCGGCGGTACCGATACCCATCCCAAAAGATAGCCGATCGCTGCATAGCGAGCCAGTCCGGGATAGCTTTTCAGTAGTCTGGTCGTGTAATTGGGCGTTCCTCCCGATACTTTCGGCCACTGAATACCCAGGCGCTTGATTTGCAGGTTCAGCATAATACCGACGATCGCTCCCGGCAACCATACAAAAATTGCTTTCGGCCCTAACTCTGCGTGCATACTCGGTGCGGTACCAAGCCATAGCAACAAACCGGAAAGCCCGAATCCCCAGCTTTCCATCGGACTTAGGCTTGCTTCGAGACGCTGGGAGAAACGACGATTCAGTTTTCCTTTATCCACGTCTGCACAACTATTAGACTTTTGCGAATAAGTAGTGTTTATGTTAAGTTCAACCATAAATTAGGGACTCGAAGGCGACCAGCCCGATTTATTTTTATGAAAATACAGTTGTCCCGATCAACTTTCTTGGAGTTAGCCTAAGAGTTGATGCTTTGAAAAGATACACCCAAAATCGAGCTCTAGCTTTTGCTTTATCACTTTAAAGCCTATACTATCTTTATTTTTACTATCAATCTCTGCTTAACCTTACTTACGATAGAACAATTTACATAATTTGTGGTGTATCCGTTTTAGCTTTATAGGCAAGAGCCAGTGTACAAATGCTGGAATTATCTCTGGGCAAGAGTTTCATCAAGCCCTAGCTAGGGGCTGGGGGTTAGGGGTTAGGGGCTGGGGGTTAGGGGTTAGGGATTAGGGATTAGGGGTTAGGGGTTAGGGGCTAGGGATTAGGGGTTAGGGATTAGGGGAAGAGGGAGAGAGAAGAAGAGGAATTTTGACTTTTGACTTTTGACTTTTGACTTTTAGCTCCCCCACTCCCCCCTTCCCT is a window from the Aerosakkonema funiforme FACHB-1375 genome containing:
- a CDS encoding ATP-binding protein, which produces MVELNINTTYSQKSNSCADVDKGKLNRRFSQRLEASLSPMESWGFGLSGLLLWLGTAPSMHAELGPKAIFVWLPGAIVGIMLNLQIKRLGIQWPKVSGGTPNYTTRLLKSYPGLARYAAIGYLLGWVSVPPMNAIILTDLIEATLSPLGISCPVTLLRIGFTLLPFLVAFSGTRALGILHSCFVFPAIGLLLAFGIQGIGWLSLASDSPGFFPSSGLEIQNLPPLNFVEWAKWFFIAVYAVYGCETASSFVADSKNPRVTLRCLDFAAWLIVPVYLGGSWVLMQLANASEIGNNAFLNMVGAAKPFWGESASFLVTFLIACGCLLSSATAVSNSPRILYQLAIDGYLSPVFGVVSRRGVFGPGLTFTLVLNLVCLMWGDVDLVVMIAGTGYLFSMLAIHLGLWLRRGKSAVLWPLWSGGFFVVEAIVLVVGGLAWDWKYLAIGLLLPIAILAADAAVRSLKFPPFHPSWWKERHRPLSQERMPDFVLVQVGVLIFLICSATTIGWAARAKLDSASVENYTNVFVLLLLTSAFVGVAIACWTSLPQVTSIIEAGEKAEHLFKIALDAIIVLDENCVILQANPATELLFGVKNENLLGNRLNQILLDLPDVPERWPSRSEQIVTRGDGNSRFLEVAISGRNNQERQEYVVLLRDITKRKQTEVELRQALQIKEELAATATAQAQQLERTLRQLQQTQAQLIQAEKMSSLSQLVGGIAHEINNPINFIYGNIQYAKQYAQDLLYLLNLYKYYYPNPVPELQVEIEDKEVDFLVEDFPKLLDSMKVGADRIRDIVLSLRNFSRLDEAEKKRVDIHEGIESALMFLHNRLKAKGDYPGIQVIKEYGDLPKIECYAGQLNQVFMNLLCNAIDSINEYNKQRSLAEIKACQGRIAIRTFLKENNRLFIRIADNGLGIADDVQRKLFDPFFTTKPIGQGTGMGLAISYQIVVRKHGGKLHCISEPGKGAEFVIEIPICS
- a CDS encoding YhdH/YhfP family quinone oxidoreductase, translating into MTKETFKAFLVSQIDNKNYQTNIVEKVVDDLPQGDVLIRVEYSSLNYKDALSAKGNPGVTKKFPHVPGIDAAGRVVISKSAQFQANDSVIVTGFDLGMDTWGGFAEYIRVPAEWVVSLPDGMSLRESMIFGTAGFTAALCIDALQQNNITPDRGEVLVTGATGGVGSIAISILAKLGYAVVAVTGKESQYDYLKFLGASSIISREEVNDNSGKPLLKERWAGVVDTVGGNTLATLIETTKHSGCVTACGLVGGAELITTVYPFILRGVRLIGIDSVQCPIATRSTLWKKLASDWKPSHLERVVTTVNLEELREKVNAILQGKIVGRVLVDLSRKDRLAKL
- a CDS encoding hybrid sensor histidine kinase/response regulator, translated to MSNNPKIKILVIEDEEIVRITILEILARQNFETFEAENGIKGIEIAREKKPDLIICDVRMRELDGYGVLKALRSEPATAAIPFIFITGLSNKADTRKGMEEGADDYIIKPFTPAQLLKAIAARLEKQAAIKQQEAQKLDELRRNITLSLPHELRTPLNGIMGFSQLLLTELDSLDKSEIREMVEQIQAASKRLYRLIQNFLLYADLEVIASHPERIKALRSHRIEYAKTMIADIAIHQAKKAQRENDLHLHLADGEIQISAQHLNKLVEELIDNAFKFSETGTPIYIISMVKNNFFILSVSDKGRGMNAEQIANLGAYMQFDRKLYEQQGSGLGLAIAKRLAELYGGELFVESIPGQQTTVRVVIPTPSQF